A window of Haliscomenobacter hydrossis DSM 1100 contains these coding sequences:
- a CDS encoding T9SS type A sorting domain-containing protein: protein METINALTQTTLDIELLTFEAQQEDGGVILIWKVATETDNDFMAIERSNDGQTFVEVGQVKGRGTTLIPYTYNYVDYSASEGVNYYRLRQVDFDKSVQYSKIIAVNAPGSNDIFAFPNPTKDKLYIQYDRSKGEGNVYLYDALGRRVNASISGTAGTYELNLPGDSPKGTYWLKVERAGKVQTVPVVKE from the coding sequence ATGGAGACAATAAATGCACTAACTCAAACGACGCTAGATATTGAGCTCCTTACTTTCGAAGCTCAACAAGAAGACGGTGGTGTTATTTTGATTTGGAAAGTAGCCACCGAGACCGATAATGATTTTATGGCTATTGAAAGGAGTAACGATGGGCAAACATTTGTAGAAGTTGGCCAGGTTAAGGGTCGGGGAACTACATTAATTCCCTATACGTATAACTACGTTGATTATTCCGCGAGTGAGGGTGTTAACTATTACCGACTACGCCAGGTTGATTTTGATAAATCTGTGCAATACTCCAAAATCATCGCCGTAAACGCCCCCGGCAGCAACGATATTTTTGCTTTTCCGAACCCAACCAAAGACAAACTCTACATCCAATACGACCGCAGCAAGGGTGAAGGCAACGTTTATTTGTACGATGCCCTGGGCCGCCGCGTCAATGCCAGCATCAGTGGTACTGCGGGTACTTACGAGCTCAATCTGCCCGGCGATTCGCCGAAAGGTACGTATTGGCTGAAGGTAGAGCGGGCTGGCAAAGTGCAAACGGTGCCAGTGGTGAAAGAGTGA
- a CDS encoding AAA family ATPase → MNIGYATGKEPLFGLNGQIFKPQAANWALIESLDWVEPLRNCPQEPEHHAEGDVWTHTRMVIDALLGLPEFQTLSEREQSLLLHAALLHDVAKPQCTIVEDGKISSPRHAKIGEKVAREILWDVEIGFREEVCALVRQHGLPLWIMEKADPVRAAILASWRVRNELTYLLAKADVLGRISATRDELAYRADLFRELCLENECFTQEAIWFNEHSRYRYVWSEETYPVELFDDTAFEVVVLAGVAGSGKDTYYAKHYPHLPMVSLDQIRKELKIRSDDREGQGKVAQLAYERAKAFCRRKQSFVWNSTNLTQELRNRLFNALRVYDPRFTIVYLETSQANIFSRRKEDIKHSILERMIGQLDIPLVGEGHEVKWVRG, encoded by the coding sequence ATGAACATTGGATACGCAACTGGAAAAGAGCCCCTCTTTGGTTTGAACGGCCAGATTTTCAAACCACAGGCGGCGAATTGGGCACTGATTGAGTCGCTGGATTGGGTGGAGCCACTGCGCAACTGCCCCCAGGAGCCCGAGCACCACGCCGAGGGGGATGTTTGGACGCATACCCGCATGGTCATTGACGCCCTGCTGGGTTTGCCAGAGTTTCAAACCTTGAGCGAGCGGGAACAATCCCTGCTGCTGCACGCGGCCTTGTTGCACGACGTGGCCAAACCCCAATGTACGATTGTGGAGGATGGGAAAATCAGCTCTCCCCGGCACGCCAAAATTGGAGAAAAAGTTGCCCGCGAGATCCTCTGGGATGTGGAGATCGGTTTCCGGGAAGAAGTGTGTGCCCTGGTGCGCCAACACGGCCTGCCCCTCTGGATCATGGAGAAAGCGGATCCGGTACGGGCGGCGATACTGGCCAGCTGGCGGGTGCGCAATGAATTGACATACCTGTTGGCCAAAGCGGATGTGTTGGGGCGCATCAGTGCTACTCGGGATGAACTGGCCTACCGTGCAGATTTGTTTCGTGAACTGTGCCTGGAAAATGAGTGCTTTACGCAGGAAGCCATCTGGTTCAACGAGCATAGCCGCTACCGCTACGTCTGGTCGGAAGAGACTTACCCGGTAGAGTTGTTCGACGATACGGCTTTTGAAGTGGTGGTTTTGGCGGGGGTAGCGGGCAGTGGCAAGGATACCTACTACGCCAAGCATTACCCCCATTTGCCCATGGTAAGCCTGGATCAGATCCGCAAAGAATTGAAAATCCGCTCGGACGACCGTGAGGGGCAAGGCAAGGTGGCACAACTGGCGTATGAACGCGCCAAGGCTTTTTGTCGGCGCAAACAGTCTTTTGTGTGGAACAGCACCAACCTCACCCAGGAGTTGCGTAACCGTTTGTTCAATGCGCTGCGGGTATACGATCCACGTTTTACCATCGTTTACCTCGAAACGAGTCAGGCCAATATTTTTAGCCGGAGGAAAGAGGACATTAAGCACAGCATATTGGAGCGGATGATCGGGCAGTTGGATATCCCTTTGGTGGGGGAAGGGCATGAGGTAAAGTGGGTGCGGGGCTGA
- a CDS encoding T9SS type A sorting domain-containing protein produces MKQLLHYSWILIVLLTSVSLQAQSPAKSLKIRRAIMVTDTIVDEQAKIAVSTDDAEQENDEIDALYDDDLDAGWEGAPEDRNILTTGLRFRNLAIPKAARIDSAFIIVYSHEGKSKDDVARLSITADASDNAPTFTEDSLITARTRTAAKVLWEVKEEWGLWTPHRTPDLKALIQEVINRQGWNAGNAMAFIVQGEDQGPSEVENAREWESFENIADPGDGGDGQNHPERRPELLVYYSISGAKVETAIMITDTIVDEEAKLAVSSDDAEQQNDEIDALFDDDLDAGWEGAPEDRNILTTGMRFRNILIPQGARIDSAYIVVYSHEGKTAEDVARITITGDANDNAPTFTEDSLITARTRTTAKLTWEVKEAWGLWTPHQTPSLKAIVQELVNRPGWEAGNALAFIFQGEDQGPSEVENAREWESYENIADPGDGGDGQNHPERVPRLVVYYSSADMSTSTRTAFDASVKALKVFPNPSKAGEITLEFDAAAASTIRLYSANGQLIKTQRNDYGKQVRFQTGNLSTGVYYIQANQGQDSYVQKLVIE; encoded by the coding sequence ATGAAACAATTGCTACACTATTCCTGGATATTGATTGTCCTGCTTACAAGCGTCAGCCTGCAAGCTCAAAGCCCCGCCAAAAGCCTGAAGATTCGGAGAGCCATTATGGTGACCGATACCATCGTTGACGAGCAAGCCAAAATTGCCGTATCGACGGATGATGCTGAGCAAGAAAACGATGAAATCGACGCCCTTTACGACGATGACCTCGATGCAGGTTGGGAAGGTGCTCCAGAAGACCGTAACATCCTTACCACAGGTTTGCGTTTCCGCAACTTGGCCATTCCCAAAGCTGCCCGCATCGACTCCGCTTTCATCATTGTTTATTCCCACGAAGGCAAATCCAAAGACGACGTAGCCCGCCTGTCCATTACGGCTGACGCCAGCGACAATGCGCCCACTTTTACCGAAGATTCGCTCATTACTGCCCGCACGCGCACTGCTGCCAAAGTACTCTGGGAGGTAAAAGAGGAATGGGGCTTGTGGACGCCCCACCGCACCCCTGATTTAAAAGCCCTCATTCAAGAAGTGATAAACCGCCAGGGTTGGAACGCGGGCAATGCCATGGCCTTTATCGTCCAGGGTGAAGACCAGGGCCCCAGCGAAGTAGAAAACGCTCGTGAATGGGAATCTTTCGAAAATATTGCCGATCCCGGTGACGGTGGCGATGGCCAAAACCACCCCGAAAGAAGACCTGAACTGCTGGTTTATTACAGCATCAGTGGGGCCAAAGTGGAGACTGCGATCATGATCACTGATACCATCGTGGATGAAGAGGCTAAATTGGCGGTATCTTCCGATGATGCCGAACAACAAAACGATGAAATTGATGCCCTTTTTGATGATGACCTCGATGCGGGTTGGGAAGGTGCTCCCGAAGACCGCAACATCCTTACCACGGGCATGCGATTCCGCAATATCCTGATTCCTCAAGGTGCCCGGATTGATTCTGCCTACATTGTAGTCTATTCTCATGAAGGCAAGACAGCGGAGGATGTTGCCCGCATTACCATCACTGGTGATGCCAACGACAATGCCCCTACTTTTACCGAAGATTCATTGATCACTGCCCGTACGCGCACTACGGCCAAATTGACCTGGGAAGTAAAAGAAGCCTGGGGTTTGTGGACGCCGCACCAAACCCCCAGCTTGAAAGCCATCGTACAAGAGCTGGTCAATCGGCCAGGCTGGGAAGCAGGCAATGCATTGGCGTTCATTTTTCAAGGCGAAGACCAAGGCCCCAGTGAAGTAGAAAATGCCCGCGAATGGGAATCTTACGAAAACATTGCCGACCCAGGTGATGGAGGTGATGGCCAAAACCACCCCGAAAGAGTACCTCGTTTGGTGGTTTATTACTCCTCGGCGGATATGTCCACCTCTACACGTACGGCATTTGATGCCTCGGTAAAAGCCCTCAAGGTTTTCCCCAACCCGAGTAAGGCTGGTGAAATTACCCTCGAATTTGACGCTGCTGCGGCTTCGACCATCCGCTTGTACAGCGCCAACGGGCAGTTGATCAAGACGCAACGCAACGATTACGGCAAGCAGGTTCGTTTCCAAACCGGAAATTTGTCCACAGGCGTGTACTACATCCAGGCCAATCAAGGACAAGATTCGTATGTGCAAAAGCTGGTGATTGAATAA
- a CDS encoding TonB-dependent receptor — MFLPKKSKLLLALFLFAGSLFAQKNHSISGKIIDALSNEALIGATIQIAGTDLGTISDANGLFNLTGITAEEIVIKVAFIGYEPYTQRHNFTKNPAPVFRIKLQPSALSLAEVQIEGKAAGQIRAMIDQKKAENIKNIVSAEQIATFPDMNAAEVMQRIPGITLQRDQGEGRFVQLRGTPPELTNFNVNGEQVPSPQGGVRYVGMDIIPADQIDFIEVSKVMTPDMDADGIGGSVNIKTKEAADEIPDVRATLASGYNNLRQTPNYQFQFTYGQRFGKFGFNLNSSFFQNNQGTDNIEYEFVKGPFFGNQNAGVNNFKVQYREMQLRHYDIIRTRISVSPTFDFRFNKGSFIYLRAMYNSFNDDETRRRLIYELDDALSETYYLYGGVVHDVRDRVKKQGLYTLSLGGEHKIGKATFDYQVFYALAEEKEPERLEAAFESPGQAIAISIDTSDRAYPRATLPNASNAGNATRYGDFTLDELLLENRLVTDKNFTPRFNLSIPYNFSTSSKGYVKFGGKIRMKDKTRDIRSESFGAYTAQSILYPGVGPKLSLETVNDGFREDNLLNQGYVLEYMPSPTLLKDFYEYYPQHFVYDRNATRTQSFGEDYTAKERIYAAYGMFRHDFDRLMVLGGLRFEQTDIEYQGAKILLNGNRFVGIDTLSDKRTHRFLLPQIQLKYAVNENFNLRAAATSTYSRPNFDDVLPYREQDREAVKFGNPNLRYPKSLNLDFLAERYFAKGLISGGLFYKKIDDFVFFFKRFAHEGDPKDFGLVEITKAINGNQASVYGAELQAQFKFDFLPGFLKNFGVYTNYTYTFSEAKINQRLPANFTDAVVVFGEDDVDFFDPDQAQETISLPGQARHTANFALFFDSKKFFTRLTANYHDAFLYQLGADSDLDEYYDEEFRLDLTANYDLSKNLNVFSDFINITNTPLRYYLGNSTRIKQQEFYSWWCRVGLKLNF, encoded by the coding sequence ATGTTTCTTCCAAAAAAATCCAAGTTGCTGCTTGCACTTTTTCTCTTTGCAGGAAGCCTTTTTGCCCAAAAAAACCATTCCATTTCCGGCAAAATCATCGATGCCCTCAGCAATGAAGCGCTAATTGGAGCCACCATCCAAATTGCAGGAACCGACTTGGGCACCATAAGCGATGCCAATGGCTTATTCAATCTGACCGGCATTACAGCCGAAGAGATTGTGATCAAAGTCGCTTTCATCGGGTATGAACCCTACACCCAACGCCATAATTTTACCAAAAATCCCGCCCCTGTTTTTCGCATCAAGTTACAACCCAGTGCCCTTTCTTTAGCTGAAGTGCAAATAGAAGGCAAAGCCGCCGGACAAATCCGGGCCATGATTGACCAAAAGAAGGCCGAAAACATCAAAAACATCGTTTCCGCCGAGCAAATCGCCACTTTCCCCGACATGAATGCCGCCGAGGTCATGCAACGCATTCCGGGGATCACCCTCCAGCGCGACCAGGGTGAAGGGCGCTTTGTACAGTTGCGCGGCACCCCACCCGAACTGACCAACTTCAACGTGAACGGAGAGCAAGTTCCCTCTCCCCAGGGCGGCGTCCGCTACGTAGGCATGGACATTATCCCTGCCGATCAAATCGATTTCATCGAAGTATCCAAGGTGATGACGCCCGACATGGACGCCGATGGCATTGGTGGCTCCGTCAACATCAAAACCAAGGAGGCTGCCGACGAAATTCCTGATGTACGCGCTACCCTGGCTAGCGGCTATAACAACCTGCGCCAAACACCCAATTATCAATTCCAGTTTACCTACGGCCAGCGCTTTGGCAAATTTGGCTTCAACCTCAATTCCAGTTTTTTCCAAAACAACCAGGGCACCGACAACATCGAATACGAATTTGTCAAAGGTCCATTTTTTGGCAATCAAAATGCGGGGGTCAACAACTTCAAGGTGCAGTACCGCGAAATGCAACTGCGCCACTACGACATCATCCGCACCCGCATCAGCGTAAGTCCAACTTTTGATTTCCGCTTCAACAAAGGCTCTTTTATCTATCTGCGGGCCATGTACAACAGTTTCAACGACGATGAAACCCGCCGCCGGCTGATCTACGAACTGGACGATGCCCTTTCTGAAACCTACTACCTTTATGGTGGTGTGGTACACGATGTGCGCGACCGCGTGAAAAAGCAAGGCTTGTACACCCTGAGTCTGGGGGGCGAACACAAAATCGGTAAGGCTACTTTTGACTATCAGGTTTTTTATGCCTTGGCCGAAGAAAAAGAGCCCGAACGCCTGGAAGCCGCCTTTGAAAGTCCTGGCCAAGCCATTGCAATTTCCATTGATACGAGTGACCGGGCTTATCCACGCGCTACTTTACCGAATGCGTCCAATGCGGGCAATGCTACCCGTTATGGCGATTTCACTTTGGATGAGTTGTTGTTGGAAAATCGACTGGTGACCGATAAAAACTTTACCCCGCGTTTCAACCTGAGTATCCCCTACAACTTCAGTACCAGCAGTAAGGGCTATGTGAAATTTGGGGGAAAAATTCGGATGAAAGACAAAACCAGAGACATTCGCTCCGAGAGTTTTGGGGCTTATACCGCTCAGTCCATTTTGTATCCCGGGGTAGGGCCTAAACTGTCTTTGGAAACCGTTAATGACGGTTTTCGGGAAGACAATCTGCTCAACCAAGGCTACGTCCTTGAATACATGCCTTCGCCTACCTTGTTGAAAGATTTTTATGAATACTACCCGCAGCATTTCGTCTACGACCGCAATGCTACCCGCACCCAATCCTTTGGTGAAGACTATACCGCCAAAGAGCGGATTTATGCGGCGTATGGCATGTTTCGCCACGATTTCGACCGACTGATGGTTCTCGGCGGCCTCCGTTTTGAACAAACGGATATCGAATACCAAGGGGCAAAAATTTTGCTCAACGGCAATCGTTTTGTTGGCATCGATACGCTGAGCGACAAACGCACCCACCGTTTTTTGTTGCCTCAAATTCAATTGAAATACGCCGTCAATGAAAACTTCAACCTCCGGGCAGCAGCGACGTCAACCTATTCGCGCCCAAATTTTGACGATGTGTTGCCTTACCGCGAGCAAGATCGGGAAGCGGTGAAATTCGGCAACCCCAATTTGCGCTACCCCAAATCCTTAAACCTGGATTTTTTGGCCGAGCGCTATTTTGCCAAGGGATTGATTTCGGGCGGGCTATTTTACAAGAAAATTGATGACTTTGTGTTTTTCTTCAAACGTTTTGCGCACGAGGGTGACCCTAAAGATTTTGGGTTGGTTGAAATCACCAAAGCCATCAATGGCAATCAGGCTTCGGTATATGGTGCGGAGCTGCAAGCTCAGTTCAAGTTTGATTTTTTACCCGGCTTTTTGAAAAATTTTGGCGTGTACACCAATTATACCTACACTTTTTCAGAAGCAAAAATCAACCAGCGCCTGCCCGCCAACTTCACCGATGCCGTAGTAGTTTTTGGGGAAGATGACGTTGATTTTTTTGATCCCGATCAGGCGCAGGAAACCATTTCACTGCCGGGACAGGCACGGCATACCGCCAATTTTGCCCTGTTTTTTGATTCCAAAAAATTCTTTACTCGCCTCACCGCCAACTATCACGATGCATTTTTGTATCAATTGGGCGCCGATAGCGATTTGGATGAATACTACGACGAAGAATTTCGTCTGGATTTGACTGCCAACTACGACCTGAGCAAAAACCTGAATGTATTCAGCGATTTCATCAACATCACCAATACGCCCTTGCGTTATTACCTGGGTAATTCTACGCGGATCAAGCAGCAGGAGTTTTATTCTTGGTGGTGTAGAGTGGGTTTGAAATTGAATTTTTAG
- a CDS encoding T9SS type A sorting domain-containing protein, translating into MRKNYIPFFGLLCLWASNLPGQAVTMAYYSPGSYTYVVPAGYVANITVQAWGGGGGGGNNNARAKGGGGGGAFTTNTYTNVPAGSYSIVVGGGGAAGNDGDDSQYTFTGGTVVAGGGSQGGNGGGNGGTFSGLAGGGSSNGGDGGGRSGPGGAGGGGGGSGIAATAGGDAAGPGSGGTGGAPGGGFGGVDGASGQNGSAPGGGGGGRGDQGTSSGAGGGGWVIVIVGSSPLPVELSAFNASLRGESVELLWETATELNNEKFIVESSTEGEVFFSIGEIQGAGTVTEAQKYRFVHYTPSAGINYYRLKQQDVDGTFAYTKVLAVNAPGVKDMRAFPNPVQDKLYLQYELNRGPGNMLLLDGLGRRVNAQVMGNTGAYEINLPLDLPRGMYWLRVERAGKVQTLPVVKE; encoded by the coding sequence ATGAGAAAAAACTACATTCCCTTCTTCGGGCTTTTATGCCTCTGGGCCAGCAATTTACCTGGCCAGGCCGTCACCATGGCTTATTACAGTCCAGGCTCCTACACTTATGTCGTTCCGGCGGGCTATGTCGCCAACATTACCGTTCAAGCCTGGGGCGGCGGCGGTGGTGGCGGCAACAACAATGCCAGAGCCAAAGGCGGCGGCGGCGGTGGTGCTTTTACCACCAATACGTACACCAATGTTCCAGCGGGTTCTTACTCCATTGTGGTAGGCGGTGGTGGCGCAGCGGGTAACGACGGAGACGACTCTCAATACACCTTTACAGGGGGAACCGTTGTAGCCGGCGGTGGATCCCAAGGTGGAAACGGTGGCGGCAACGGAGGTACCTTTAGCGGCCTCGCTGGTGGTGGATCAAGCAATGGTGGTGATGGCGGTGGCCGCAGTGGCCCTGGTGGTGCTGGTGGTGGTGGCGGCGGTTCTGGCATTGCTGCAACCGCTGGTGGCGATGCTGCTGGACCCGGTAGTGGTGGTACTGGTGGTGCACCCGGTGGTGGTTTTGGCGGCGTAGACGGCGCATCAGGACAAAACGGCTCAGCTCCTGGTGGCGGTGGCGGTGGCCGTGGCGACCAAGGGACTAGCTCGGGTGCTGGCGGCGGCGGCTGGGTAATCGTCATTGTGGGCTCTTCTCCACTTCCCGTAGAGTTGAGTGCCTTCAACGCCTCCCTGCGCGGAGAAAGTGTAGAGCTGCTCTGGGAAACGGCTACCGAGCTCAACAACGAAAAATTCATTGTCGAAAGCAGTACCGAAGGGGAGGTTTTTTTCAGCATTGGTGAAATCCAGGGCGCGGGTACGGTTACTGAAGCCCAAAAGTATCGCTTTGTGCACTATACGCCCAGCGCGGGCATCAATTATTACCGCCTCAAACAACAGGATGTTGATGGCACCTTTGCCTACACCAAGGTACTGGCCGTGAATGCGCCCGGGGTAAAAGACATGAGGGCTTTCCCCAACCCTGTACAAGACAAACTTTATCTACAATACGAGCTCAACCGGGGTCCTGGCAATATGCTCTTGTTGGATGGCTTGGGGCGCAGGGTCAATGCTCAGGTGATGGGCAACACGGGAGCCTACGAAATCAACCTGCCGCTGGACTTACCTCGGGGCATGTACTGGCTGCGGGTGGAACGCGCTGGCAAGGTGCAAACGCTGCCCGTGGTGAAGGAGTAA
- a CDS encoding RNA ligase family protein: protein MVSEKYPRTYHFPFSEGAVNDDRIQEEWQELLAQEIVVTEKLDGENTCIKANGVYARSHGAVNRNPWAKPIWEIWERVGSSLQDLHLFGENLYAIHSIEYARLDSHFYLFAVRDNGLWLSWDEVEWYAQLLDLPTVPVLERGSCTATQLQTIIANQQAQGSRLGGESEGVVCRNAAAFPETEFSQHVLKYVRKNHVQTDEHWIRNWKRAPLWFERPDFQTTGGELGTD, encoded by the coding sequence ATCGTCTCCGAAAAATACCCGCGTACCTACCATTTCCCTTTTTCGGAAGGTGCTGTCAATGACGACCGCATCCAGGAAGAGTGGCAGGAGCTATTGGCGCAAGAAATCGTGGTGACCGAAAAACTAGACGGCGAAAACACCTGCATCAAAGCCAATGGGGTGTACGCGCGTTCGCATGGGGCGGTCAACCGCAATCCCTGGGCCAAACCCATCTGGGAAATCTGGGAGCGGGTGGGCAGCTCGCTGCAAGATTTGCACCTCTTTGGCGAGAACCTCTACGCCATCCACAGCATCGAGTACGCCCGACTGGACAGTCATTTTTACCTTTTTGCGGTACGCGACAATGGCTTGTGGCTGTCCTGGGACGAGGTAGAATGGTACGCGCAATTGCTCGATCTGCCAACTGTGCCCGTTTTGGAACGCGGCAGCTGCACGGCAACACAATTACAAACCATCATCGCGAATCAACAAGCCCAGGGTAGTCGCCTGGGAGGAGAAAGTGAAGGCGTGGTGTGCCGCAATGCGGCGGCCTTTCCCGAAACCGAATTTTCTCAACATGTACTCAAGTACGTTCGCAAAAACCACGTACAAACCGATGAACATTGGATACGCAACTGGAAAAGAGCCCCTCTTTGGTTTGAACGGCCAGATTTTCAAACCACAGGCGGCGAATTGGGCACTGATTGA
- a CDS encoding leucyl aminopeptidase family protein — MKINWQSGWAAGAQQLLIPISNNQGDLAENLEEIATKLGVHLTSALEDFKAEPGETLVLYGQHSKVFLLGLGNSPGFAEVFRAARLFSARQKSKLSSTLCIYLEQSSLAPDQQITCIEALVNGLYLGIYDAGKYKSTDLIGHPLASAEAALEFYLPTALPSKEVAKAVARGQVVAEAQLAILDLINAPGNKKHPAKMAEFARESGQRGNFSVRVMEKAELEAEGFLALLGVNQGSPEPPVCVILEYVPEQPALRRIGLVGKGVTFDTGGLSIKPSANMHHMKSDMSGAAAVYGAIEVAARLQLPYHIIGVTPVTENSVDAQSLKPGDVIGSYSGRTIEVTDTDAEGRIILADALSYLVRNYTVDTIIDLATLTGSAARVLGTHAACLFANDDALANSLAEAGELSGERLWRLPLWDVYKDELKSDVADLRNFSGKPAAGAISAAKFLEVFVDEHPSWAHLDIAGVAYGDVDFLPHKSATAFGLRLLVEWLMGQEA, encoded by the coding sequence ATGAAAATAAATTGGCAGAGTGGTTGGGCCGCAGGAGCACAACAGTTATTGATCCCTATCAGCAACAATCAAGGTGACTTAGCCGAGAACCTTGAAGAAATAGCAACTAAGCTGGGAGTGCATTTGACTTCGGCACTCGAGGATTTTAAGGCTGAACCAGGCGAAACCCTGGTCTTATACGGTCAACACAGCAAGGTGTTTCTTTTGGGTTTGGGCAATTCCCCAGGCTTTGCTGAGGTGTTTCGAGCCGCACGCTTGTTTTCTGCACGCCAAAAAAGCAAACTGTCTTCAACCTTATGCATCTATCTCGAACAAAGTAGCCTTGCTCCCGACCAACAAATTACTTGTATTGAGGCGTTGGTCAACGGTTTGTACCTGGGTATCTACGATGCTGGAAAATACAAGTCAACTGATTTAATTGGCCATCCACTGGCCTCCGCAGAAGCGGCGCTGGAGTTTTATTTGCCGACGGCACTCCCTTCAAAAGAAGTGGCCAAAGCCGTGGCGCGTGGTCAAGTGGTCGCTGAGGCACAATTGGCAATCCTGGATTTGATCAATGCTCCAGGCAACAAAAAACACCCGGCAAAAATGGCCGAATTCGCGCGAGAATCAGGGCAACGAGGGAATTTTTCGGTGCGTGTAATGGAAAAAGCTGAATTGGAAGCCGAAGGGTTTCTGGCACTATTGGGGGTCAATCAGGGCAGTCCCGAGCCTCCGGTTTGTGTGATACTGGAATACGTGCCCGAACAGCCAGCTTTGCGCAGGATTGGCTTGGTAGGCAAGGGAGTTACTTTTGATACAGGTGGACTATCCATCAAACCCTCGGCGAACATGCACCACATGAAAAGCGACATGAGCGGGGCCGCCGCAGTGTATGGGGCCATTGAAGTAGCGGCACGCTTGCAATTGCCTTATCATATTATTGGGGTGACTCCCGTTACCGAAAACAGCGTTGATGCGCAGTCGCTCAAACCCGGTGATGTGATTGGCTCTTACAGTGGGCGTACCATTGAAGTGACCGACACCGATGCCGAAGGGCGCATTATTCTGGCCGATGCTTTGTCTTATTTGGTACGAAACTATACTGTAGATACCATCATTGACTTGGCGACACTGACCGGGAGTGCCGCAAGGGTTTTGGGTACCCATGCAGCATGTCTTTTTGCCAACGACGATGCCCTGGCCAATTCCCTGGCAGAAGCGGGTGAGCTGAGTGGCGAACGCCTCTGGCGTCTGCCCCTCTGGGATGTATACAAAGACGAACTTAAATCGGATGTGGCCGATTTGCGCAATTTCAGCGGCAAACCTGCCGCTGGAGCCATCAGTGCCGCCAAATTTCTGGAGGTATTTGTGGATGAACACCCTTCCTGGGCACACCTGGATATTGCCGGGGTAGCGTATGGTGATGTGGATTTTTTACCCCATAAGTCGGCGACAGCGTTTGGGCTGAGGTTGTTGGTGGAGTGGTTGATGGGGCAGGAGGCCTGA
- a CDS encoding ROK family protein — protein sequence MKPLWGIDLGGTKIEGVILKSKEDPQVLTRLRVPTEQEHGYQHIINQIGVLIDLMKKESGLQPDAVGMGTPGALDPLSQTMKNSNTTCINNMPFKRDLEASLKLSFELANDANCFAVAEAKMGIVQEVMPNARMVFGVIMGSGVGGGLVIDGKVWNGRQGIGGEWGHSFLDESGGKCYCGHVGCVETIFSGPALERYYHSIAGQKLKLKEIMERYKVNSDPHASATIERLLHFFGKGIANLVNILDPDVIVLGGGVGNIDLLYTEGIERIKQFVFNPRLDTLVLKPKLGDSAGVFGAAFLMAD from the coding sequence ATGAAGCCACTTTGGGGCATTGACTTGGGAGGTACCAAGATAGAAGGTGTCATTCTCAAGAGCAAGGAAGATCCGCAAGTACTCACTCGCCTGCGCGTACCTACCGAACAAGAACATGGTTATCAACACATCATCAACCAAATCGGGGTGTTGATTGATTTGATGAAAAAGGAGTCGGGACTACAACCCGATGCCGTTGGCATGGGTACGCCGGGCGCACTGGACCCATTATCCCAAACCATGAAAAACAGCAACACGACTTGCATCAACAACATGCCCTTCAAACGGGACCTTGAGGCAAGCCTAAAGCTAAGTTTTGAATTGGCCAATGACGCCAATTGTTTTGCAGTAGCCGAAGCCAAAATGGGGATCGTACAAGAGGTGATGCCCAATGCGCGGATGGTCTTTGGCGTCATCATGGGCAGTGGTGTAGGGGGCGGATTGGTCATCGATGGCAAGGTCTGGAACGGACGCCAGGGCATTGGTGGCGAATGGGGCCATAGCTTCCTCGATGAATCGGGTGGCAAGTGTTATTGTGGCCATGTTGGCTGTGTAGAAACAATATTTTCAGGCCCGGCATTGGAGCGGTATTACCACTCAATTGCAGGGCAAAAACTGAAGTTGAAAGAAATCATGGAGCGCTACAAAGTCAACAGCGACCCGCACGCTTCGGCTACCATTGAGCGCTTGTTGCACTTTTTTGGCAAAGGCATCGCTAATTTGGTCAATATCCTCGATCCAGATGTGATTGTGTTGGGTGGTGGTGTGGGCAACATCGATTTGTTGTACACCGAAGGCATCGAACGCATCAAGCAGTTTGTATTCAACCCTCGTTTGGATACCCTGGTGCTCAAACCCAAACTGGGGGATAGTGCAGGGGTATTTGGGGCCGCATTTTTGATGGCGGATTGA